Within the Halorhabdus rudnickae genome, the region GCCTTCGACTGGGTCTCGTCGTACTCGATTTCGTAGGTCTCCCCGCCGAAGAGGTCTCTGAGCGCGTCTATCTTCCCGACTTCGAGCCACTCGTCCGCCCACTCGACGAAAAGCGTCCCGTCTTCGAGTTTCGTATCGTAGCGTTGCATGGGGGCTGCTCGTGGGTGAGTGCTACGCGGCTGGCGGTAAATAATCCACGAAGGGGTTACCTGACCGGGAGCGCTCGCTACGACGGGTGCGATCGCTCCTTGGCCTGTCGAGACCGTTGGACGTACCGACTGGAACGACGGACACTTTCGTCGTCTCCGGGGCGTCGTCGAAGGAACCGTGGTGTCCCGGCTCAGGGCCTCGGGACCGACGCCACCTGCGTGGCCCCAAGTCCCGGCCTGTCGGATCAGAATTGTCCAGCCACGACGCGATCGAGGGCCTCGAGGAAACCGTCGGCGAAGGACTGGTCAGTGACGTGGTCGGCCGCATCGATCGCTGCGGCGTCCGCGTTGGCGACGGCGATCGCCGTGCCGGCACGCTCGAAGGTCGAGACGTCGTTTTCGGAATCCCCGACGGCAATGAAGTCCCCCGGTTCGTAGCCAAGCGACGGGGCGACAGACTCCAGGGCGGCCCCCTTGCTCATGTCGGGGGACTTGACGTGGTAGGCGTAGGTCGTGTCGACGACTTCCAGGCCGTGTTCGGCAGCGATCTCTCTGAGGGGGTCGATCGGGACGTCATGGGCCAGCGCGACCTCGGTCTCGCGCCAGCGGTTGACCAGATCCGCCGGCCCCCACCCGAGGTCGTAGCCCGCCGCGACGTACTCGTCGGCGACGGCCTGGGCGGCCTCCCGGTCGCCGTGGCGTTCGATCCCTTCGGCCGTCTCGACGAAAGAGAGACCGCCGTTCTCGGCGATGACGTTGCGATCCAGTCCGAGGTAGTTACACAGCGCGATCGGGAACGGAAGGACCTTCCCCGTCGCGAGGACGACCGATGACGACCACTCCCGGAGCGCTTCACCCACGCGCGGATCGAGGATCATGTCGTCGTCCGTCAGCGTACCGTCGATGTCGGTCACCAGCGGGGGAGCCGCATTCTCGGTCATATCGAAGCGTCCGATCCCCGTCGGCTTGCCGGTTGTGCTTCAACCCGGACGTCACTCCCGAAGGGTCTCGTAGGCATCCTGGACGCGTTTGAACGCCTCGCTGTCACCCTCCGCGGAATCAGGGTGGACGTCCTTGACGCGCTCGCGGTACGCTTCTTTGATCCGCTCCTGACCGGCGTCCGGCCCCACGCCGAGTACATTGCGAGCCTCCCGTCGGGCGATCGAACTCCCGTCCGGGCGGGGCCGTCGACCGCCGTTGGTCCGTCGCGCTCGCTCACGCCGTGCCCGGCGTCCACGACCACGTTCCGCCCACCGCCGGGAAGACCCATCGTGTCGGTCCGCCCTTCTGGGACCTCGGCCCGTCGATCGGTTACCGTTGGCCGCGGCCCGCTGCTCGACGCGACGATAGATCCGGGCAGCCAGTCGACCGCTGGCGTGCATCCACAGGAAATACGTCACGACGCCGAACAGCGCCGCCGGGGCGAGAATCGCAGGATTGTACAGCGCTCCAGCGACGGCTAGCGTGGCCGTCATCGCGGCGAAGGCTCCGGCCAGCCCGGACAGCAGTCGCGACCGTTGCACGGCCGGCAATTGGAAGTCTATCGGCCTAAACCTCTCGCAACCCCCCTCGTTTGAAGGGGTCTCCCGCTGTGATCGTTGGCCCGTCCATCTTCGGGTCCGTTCCCTTTTGCTCGTCGACGTTCAAGCGCCGGGTATGCTCGTCTATCACGTCCTCTTCATCGTGGTGCTGGTCGGGACGGAAGCGTTCTTCACTGCGCTTGCGACGCTGAATCTCCGACACGCCGAGCAGACCGTCGCCGAGGAGAGTACCTGGCTCCGGGAGCGCCTCGGCGTCGACGATCCGCGCGAACTGCTCGATTACAACCGTCTCGGGACAGCACTCTCGCAACTACAGACGTGGATTACGCTCGTGATCGTCCTGCTGGTCCTCTATTCTGGCGTCTACGCGGACGTCGTCGCCGGCATCGAGGCGACCGGCTGGCCATTCGTCGTCCGCGGGACCGTCTTCGTTCTCGGGGCCATCCTCGCCCTCCAGGTGCTCAGCCTCCCCTTCGACGTCGTCGAGACGTTTGTCGTCGAGGAGCAGTTCGGGTTCAACCAGCAGACGCTCGGACTGTGGCTGCGCGATCTCGTCGTCTCGCTGGCTGTGATGGTCGTCCTCGGCGGGGTGCTCGCCGCCGCCCTGTTCGCAGCGATCGACGCGATCGGGAGCCTGTGGTGGATCGCGGCCTGGCTGCTGTTCGTCGGCTTCGCGCTGTCGATGCAGGTCATCTATCCGCGGGTGATCGCGCCGCTGTTCAACGACTTCGAGCCGATCGAGGGCGGCGACCTCGAAGACGCCGTCCGGGAGGTGTTCGACCGGGCCGGGTTCACCTGCTCGCAACTCTACGAGATGGACGCCAGCAGACGGTCGAGCCACTCGAACGCGTACTTCGTCGGGTTCGGCCGGACCAAGCGCGTGGTCCTGTTCGATACACTGATCGAGCAACTGTCGATCCCGTCCCTCCAGGCAGTGCTGGCCCACGAACTCGCACACTACGAACGGGGTCACATCTGGAAGCAACTCGCAGCCGGAACCGTGCAGATCGGCGTCCTGCTGTTCGGGGCGTCGCTACTGGTCGAAGCGACCTGGCTGTACGACATGTTCGGCGTCGCAGGGCAACCGATCTATGCGGGGCTTGCCCTTGCCGTGCTGTGGCTCGAACCCATCGGACGGTTCATATCGCCGCTGACAAATCGCCTATCGCTGGCTCACGAACGGGAAGCCGACGCGTTTG harbors:
- a CDS encoding phosphoglycolate phosphatase — its product is MTENAAPPLVTDIDGTLTDDDMILDPRVGEALREWSSSVVLATGKVLPFPIALCNYLGLDRNVIAENGGLSFVETAEGIERHGDREAAQAVADEYVAAGYDLGWGPADLVNRWRETEVALAHDVPIDPLREIAAEHGLEVVDTTYAYHVKSPDMSKGAALESVAPSLGYEPGDFIAVGDSENDVSTFERAGTAIAVANADAAAIDAADHVTDQSFADGFLEALDRVVAGQF
- a CDS encoding J domain-containing protein: MQRSRLLSGLAGAFAAMTATLAVAGALYNPAILAPAALFGVVTYFLWMHASGRLAARIYRRVEQRAAANGNRSTGRGPRRADRHDGSSRRWAERGRGRRARRERARRTNGGRRPRPDGSSIARREARNVLGVGPDAGQERIKEAYRERVKDVHPDSAEGDSEAFKRVQDAYETLRE
- a CDS encoding M48 family metallopeptidase, which produces MLVYHVLFIVVLVGTEAFFTALATLNLRHAEQTVAEESTWLRERLGVDDPRELLDYNRLGTALSQLQTWITLVIVLLVLYSGVYADVVAGIEATGWPFVVRGTVFVLGAILALQVLSLPFDVVETFVVEEQFGFNQQTLGLWLRDLVVSLAVMVVLGGVLAAALFAAIDAIGSLWWIAAWLLFVGFALSMQVIYPRVIAPLFNDFEPIEGGDLEDAVREVFDRAGFTCSQLYEMDASRRSSHSNAYFVGFGRTKRVVLFDTLIEQLSIPSLQAVLAHELAHYERGHIWKQLAAGTVQIGVLLFGASLLVEATWLYDMFGVAGQPIYAGLALAVLWLEPIGRFISPLTNRLSLAHEREADAFAVEVADADAMVDALAALTGENLSNPFPHPLYATFHYDHPPIPERIRHIQETAGERSDRPA